A stretch of DNA from Thermodesulfobacteriota bacterium:
CTTTTTTTCTTTTTGTTTGGCTGTAAACGATTCTATTTTATTGGCAAAAGATTTTTGTGTTTCCTTAAATTTTGCAAGTTCACCTTCAAGGGCGCTTTCCTGTTCTTCCTGTGGAATATCTTCGATTTTTGTATGGTTTTTGACGGACAGTCGCATTCCGTATGGACCTTCAACCGCTTCTATAATGTCCATTTCTTTAAGCTGCTTGCAGATAAAATTCCCCCGCTCCAGAGAAAAAGATGTTAACCGGCAGATGTCGCCGATTGAAGGCGGGGCAGATTTCTGATGTTCACAAACCCTGATGGCTGCGACGAAAAGATGAGCATTGGAATAAAGATTATCTGGCTTCATAATGTTTTGAAAAACAGTTTAAAATGATGTGTTAACATTCGCCAAATACTTGACATAAAATTTAAACAAGAGTAACATTTTTGTTTTATTTGTCAAGTTGTGAGTAGTTGGTGGTTAAGCTTACCAAACATGAATCCAAAAGGGGGATCAATGACTGAAATTATTGATATGAAAGCAAGAGAAATACTGGATTCCAGGGGAAACCCCACCGTGGAAGTAGATGTTATGGTTGCCTGTGGTGCGGTCGGCAGAGCAGCAGTTCCTTCCGGGGCTTCCACCGGAAAACGTGAAGCTTTGGAGCTTCGCGACAAGCGGTCAAAACGCTATGGTGGGAAGGGCGTTTCAGGTGCGCTGAAAAACGTGATGGAAGAAATATTTCCGGTGGTGCGCGGTATGGATGCCGCAGATCAAAAGGGACTTGATACTTGCATGATCGAGCTGGACGGCACTGCCAACAAGGAAAAACTGGGTGCAAATGCAATTCTCGGCGTTTCAATGGCTGCCGCCAGGGCAGCGGCATCTGCCTTTGGACTGCCCCTTTACCGGTATCTTGGGGGTATCAATGCAAGGTGCCTTCCCCTTCCCATGATGAACGTGATCAACGGGGGAGCGCATGCGGCAAACAATCTTGATATCCAGGAATTTATGATCCTCCCTTTTGGCGCCAAGAGTATTTCTCAGGCCGTACAGATGGGGGCTGAAACCTTCCATGCATTAAAAAAGACATTAAAAGAAAAGGGCTTAAATACGGCGGTGGGTGATGAAGGCGGGTTTGCCCCAAACCTTAAATCCAATGAAGAAGCGATTAAATTGATCATCAGCGCCGTTAAAGCGGCAGGTTACCAACCCGGAAAAGATATCGGCATTGCCCTTGATGCGGCCGCCAGCGAATTTTACCAAAAGGGAAAGTATATCTTAAGCTCGGAGAAAAAAGAACTGACGTCCGCTCAGATGATTGACTATTATGACGCTTTAATTGAGAAATACCCCGTTCTTTCCATTGAAGATGGTCTTGCCGAAGAAGACTGGGATGGCTGGAAAGCCATGACCGACCGTTTGGACGGATCGATTCAGATTGTAGGAGATGATATATTTGTCACCAACCCCAAAATATTTGAAAAAGGTATTGAAAAAGGTATCGCCAATTCCATACTCATCAAATTAAATCAAATAGGAACAGTTACCGAAACCCTTAATGCCATTGATATGGCCAACAGTGCGGGTTATACCACCGTCATATCTCACCGATCGGGTGAAACGGAAGACACCTTTATAGCCGATCTTGTGGTGGGGGTAAACGGTGGACAGATAAAAACCGGCTCCATGTCGCGAAGTGACCGGGTGGCCAAGTATAACCAGCTGATAAGGATTGAAGAAGATCTTGGAAGCGGCGCCTTGTTTCCGGATTCGATATTCTAGCAGCTTGGAGGCTTGAAGGTTGTGAGAGTTGCAACCATTTGTGCTGCAGCACTTCCCGGCCGCCCAGCCTTTAAAGCTGACCATGAACCACATATTAGAAATGTTTAACAAACTTAATAAAATTATTGGCTTTATTACCGCCATTGCGGTTTTACTTTATTTTTTTGTCCCGGCAAATGCTTATGTGTTGCAGGGTCCCCACCTGCTTGAATTGATGGCGCAAAATATCGGTACCACCGGAAGCCTTGTTGTATCACAAAAACTGGTGCTTTATGATGACAGTTTTCCGCAGGGATCAATTGAACTCAAGGAAACCTTAAAGTATACCTTCCCTGAAAAATATCGTTCGGATATCATTTCCCAAACCAGTAAACGAATTCATGTGGTTTCCAATGGAATATCTCTGACTGTGTTAGACGGGAAAACAGTGGCCGATCATGAAACCATATTTGATCGATACAAGGATATCATCCTGTATAAGTCCAGGTCTGCGCTGTTGCAACAGCTTGCCTGTTCAGGCATCAGTACATCGGTGGTCAGCCTGGGGCGTTTTAACGGCAAACCGGTTTACGTCCTTGGGGCACAATACCCGGACGAAGCCGCATCCCAAATATGGTTAAACAAGGAGACTTTCAGACCTTTTCGCTGGATGATAAACCGTAACAATACCGCCGGCCCAATGGATCGTGTGGAAGTAAGATATTATAAATGGCAAAAGATAAGGAAACTATGGTATCCCATGCTCATTGAGTTTTACCAGGATGACCAAATGATTCGCATGATTGAGGTGGACCAAATTAAAGTTGTCCCCGGCCTTTCAGCAGGAATGTTTGATATTGATCGGCTAAAATCAACTTACCCCAAAGATACACAGGTGGTATCAGAGCCGCATCAGTCCGGTGAGCTTGGCGAGTTACAAAAAATGATTGAGGAGTTTAAAAAGATCTATGAGTGAGAATACGAAATTCATCTTTGTCACCGGTGGCGTCCTTTCATCCCTGGGGAAAGGGCTTGCTTCGGCAGCAATCGGAGCGATTTTAGAAAGCCGGGGTCTTACCGTAACGATTCAGAAGCTTGACCCGTATATTAATGTCGATCCGGGAACCATGAATCCTTTTCAGCACGGCGAAGTTTTTGTTACCGATGACGGTTCGGAAACCGATCTGGATCTGGGTCATTATGAACGCTTTACCAACGCAAAACTGGGTCAGGACAATAATTTTACCACCGGCAAAATTTACCATTCCGTGATCAGCAAAGAGCGTCGGGGCGATTACCTGGGAGGCACCGTCCAGGTGATTCCGCATATCACCGACGAAATCATCAACAGCATCAAACTGGTGGCCAATGGAACAGATGTGGTGATTGTCGAAATCGGCGGTACCATAGGAGACATCGAAAGCCTTCCTTTCCTTGAAGCCATTCGACAGTTTAAAGCGGATGTGGGAAAAGAAAATGTCTTGTATATCCATCTTACCCTCGTTCCCTATATGGGAGCCGCAGGTGAGCTTAAAACCAAGCCGACCCAGCACAGTGTCAAGGAGCTTCGCAGCATCGGTATTCAACCGGATATACTTCTTTGCCGCACCGACAGGTATCTGTCTAAAGATATCAAATCCAAAATAGCGCTGTTTTGCAATGTGTCGGTCGATGCCGTGGTTACGGCCAAAGATGTGGAGTGCATCTATGAAGTTCCGCTGATTTTTCACAAGGAAGGTCTGGACGATAAGATTGTGGAGTTGCTGAATATCTGGACCCGGGCTCCCAAGCTCGATGCCTGGGAAAAATTTGTATCCATGTATAAATCGCCGACCCATTCCGTCACCATCGCCATCGTGGGGAAATATGTCGACCTGACCGAATCTTATAAAAGCTTAAACGAGGCCTTATATCACGGAGGGGTGGCCAACGATTGTCGGGTGAATCTTGTTTTTGTTGATTCAGAAAAAATAGACAGCAACACATGCAGTCAATATCTGGTTGAGGCCGACGGAATATTGGTTCCCGGCGGATTCGGCACACGAGGGATTGAGGGCAAAATATGTGCCGCCAATTTTGCCAGGGAGAACAAGATTCCCTATTTCGGCATTTGTCTGGGCATGCAGATTGCGGTGATTGAATTTGCACGAAATATTGCAGGCCTGGAAAAGGCCAACAGTTCCGAGTTTGACAAGGATACCCCCCATCCGGTGATCTACCTGATGCTTGAGTGGTATAACGATAAAACCCAAAAGATTGAAAAGCGCGACATCACCTCTGACAAAGGCGCCACCATGCGCCTGGGTGCCTATCCGTGCAAACTTAAAGAGAATTCCTTTGCATTTGACGCTTATCAAACCAAAGATATTTCAGAACGACACCGGCACAGGTACGAATTTAACAACGAGTATAAAGAAATCCTCCAGCAAAAAGGACTGATTATCAGCGGCATGTCCCCTGCCGGTGACCTGGTTGAAATCATTGAGGTCAAGGACCATCCCTGGTATCTCGGCTGCCAGTTTCATCCCGAGTTCAAATCACGCCCCATGGATCCGCACCCCCTGTTCAGAGACTTTATCAAGGCATCTATGGTAAATTCAAAATAAGTCGTCATTCCATTATTTCAATTGGGAGCGATGCGAACAAAGTTAAAACCGGTTCGTATCAGATCTTTAATCCTAATCTCCTCATTTTATTATAAATAATTACTAAACATCATAAAAAATTTGACAAAATGGATTCTTTCTGATAGAGTCTCTGAAAAAATAATTTCTCGAAAAGGCAAACCCAGGGAAACCGGGTCACGCAAAGCCACTGAGCCTAAAGCAAATATATTGCCAGGGCAGTCAGGCCGCCGAAGGAAATAAGTAAAAGGCTGTTTCGCATTTTGGCGGAGCAGCTTTTTTTATTTTGAAAAGGAGGAAAAGTCATGTGTAAAAAGATCCTTTCCCTTTTGGTAATTCTTTTTGTCATTTCAACGGTTGCCGTACCGGTTTATGCGGACCAGACCGTATTCGGTCCCAAAGATTTAAAAATCGGAAGATGGCATTTTCATTTTTCCTCCCATCGATTTAAAGTGGATGATCCTGCACCAGGCGTTTTATCCATTATCAAAAATACACCTGATAAAAAGATACGGGGAGGGTTTTGCTTTGTAAACGGAAAGTATATCGGTCTTCGCAGTTTTTTAAGGGGGACCGCCTCTGTCCTGGAAAAAGACGTTCAGTTGCGTTCTAAGAACCGAGTGTTCGTCTTTCTCAGAGGGGATCGCAGAGCCTCAATAAAAATCCAGATAAAGAAAAAAGGCACTACCCCGCCGCCGGAGGTCACCCTATCGACGAACCCGACAACCATCCATGAGGGTCAATCTTCAACTTTATCATGGACGTCTACATATGCGGATACCTGCACAATAGATCCGGATGTGGGAAGTGTGGACCTAAACGGATCGGCCACTGTCTCACCCCCACAAACCACCACTTACACCATTACCGCCACCGGCAGTGGCGGTACGGCAACCGCCAATGCAACGGTTACTGTAGCTAACAGCGCGCCGGTGGCCAACAATCAAACCGTGACACTGAACGAAGATGAAACCGCATCCGTTACCCTGACCGCATCCGATATCAACGGCGATTCGTTAACCTATCAGATCGTAACCGGACCGTCCCACGGAAGCTTAACCGGCCAGGCCCCCAATCTGTCATATACCCCATCACTAAACTATAACGGCAGCGACACCTTTACCTTTAAAGCCAATGACGGCAGTTTGGACAGCAACACCGCCACAGTCACTCTCTCTATCCAGCCGGTAAATGATTCCCCGACAGCAGCCGGTGATGTGGCTACCACCAATGAAGATACACCGATAACCGCCATAACGGTTTTAGCCAACGACACGGATCCGGACGGTGATGCCCTTGCTGTGGATGATTTTACCCAGCCGGCCCACGGTACGGCGGGCAGCAACGGTGACGGTACCTTGACCTACACGCCGGATGAAGACTTTAACGGTATGGACAGCTTTAATTACACCGTCAGCGACGGAAACGGCGGCACTGATACTGCCACGGTCAGCATCACCATCCACCCGGTCAATGATGCCCCAATGGCCAATCACCAAACCGTGACACTGAACGAAGATGAAACCGCTTCCACGACCCTGACCGCATCCGATGCAGACGGAGATACTTTAACTTATCAGGTTGTCTCCAGCCCTTCCCAGGGCACCTTAACCGGCACAGCGCCTGATCTAAGCTATACCCCTGCGGCAAACTATAACGGCATTGATTCTTTTACCTTCAAGGCCAATGACGGCACCATAGATTCCAATGAGGCCACGGTCAACCTCACGGTCAATGCCATAAATGACCCGCCTGTGGCCAATGCAGGGCCGGATCAGACTGCCTTGCAAAATAGCGTTGTTACCCTCGACGGCAGCGGTTCCGGTGATATAGACCAAGACCCCCTGACCTATAACTGGTCGTTTGTAACTGCTCCTGCAGGAAGTACGGCCACCCTTTCCGACTCTTCAGTAGTTAATCCGACCTTTACCGCCGATCTGACCGGCATCTATGAAATCCAACTTATGGTAAACGACGGTACAGTGAACAGTGCACCAGATACGATAATGGTGAACGTATTTACCTTACCTACAATAGAAATTTCGGCCAATCCGGTGGCCATTTTAACCGACGAGTCTTCTACTCTGACCTGGAAGTCTACCCATGCGGATACCTGTGTAAT
This window harbors:
- the eno gene encoding phosphopyruvate hydratase, with product MTEIIDMKAREILDSRGNPTVEVDVMVACGAVGRAAVPSGASTGKREALELRDKRSKRYGGKGVSGALKNVMEEIFPVVRGMDAADQKGLDTCMIELDGTANKEKLGANAILGVSMAAARAAASAFGLPLYRYLGGINARCLPLPMMNVINGGAHAANNLDIQEFMILPFGAKSISQAVQMGAETFHALKKTLKEKGLNTAVGDEGGFAPNLKSNEEAIKLIISAVKAAGYQPGKDIGIALDAAASEFYQKGKYILSSEKKELTSAQMIDYYDALIEKYPVLSIEDGLAEEDWDGWKAMTDRLDGSIQIVGDDIFVTNPKIFEKGIEKGIANSILIKLNQIGTVTETLNAIDMANSAGYTTVISHRSGETEDTFIADLVVGVNGGQIKTGSMSRSDRVAKYNQLIRIEEDLGSGALFPDSIF
- a CDS encoding CTP synthase → MSENTKFIFVTGGVLSSLGKGLASAAIGAILESRGLTVTIQKLDPYINVDPGTMNPFQHGEVFVTDDGSETDLDLGHYERFTNAKLGQDNNFTTGKIYHSVISKERRGDYLGGTVQVIPHITDEIINSIKLVANGTDVVIVEIGGTIGDIESLPFLEAIRQFKADVGKENVLYIHLTLVPYMGAAGELKTKPTQHSVKELRSIGIQPDILLCRTDRYLSKDIKSKIALFCNVSVDAVVTAKDVECIYEVPLIFHKEGLDDKIVELLNIWTRAPKLDAWEKFVSMYKSPTHSVTIAIVGKYVDLTESYKSLNEALYHGGVANDCRVNLVFVDSEKIDSNTCSQYLVEADGILVPGGFGTRGIEGKICAANFARENKIPYFGICLGMQIAVIEFARNIAGLEKANSSEFDKDTPHPVIYLMLEWYNDKTQKIEKRDITSDKGATMRLGAYPCKLKENSFAFDAYQTKDISERHRHRYEFNNEYKEILQQKGLIISGMSPAGDLVEIIEVKDHPWYLGCQFHPEFKSRPMDPHPLFRDFIKASMVNSK